A region of the uncultured Flavobacterium sp. genome:
TGCCCAATTTGAGATATCAAATAGATTATAAAAAACTGACTTCATTAGAATTGTCGTGCCGTTATGAGAGATTTGATCCAAGTTATAAAATCGATTCAAATGTGCGGCAGACCTATACACCAATGATAAGTCTTGAATTTGGTAAAGCCTATACAGGTCGTATAGAAATGGGTTTTGAGATAGACCGCTTTGATCGAAATATTCCGGATACATCAATCTATAATGACAATTTATTTATAATCCAGTTTCAGTGTAGACTATAGTTTAATTTAATTTCAATTCTATGAAAGAAGTAAAAATTCCTCAAACCTTAATTACACTAGCTGCCGGAATCGCAATTTGGTTGATTCCTGCACCAGATGGCGTGGTAATTGAAGCCTGGCATTTGTTTGCTATTTTTGTGGCAACAATTTTAGGAATCATTTTAAAGGCAGCACCAATGGGCACCATGTGCATGATTGCAATTGCACTTACCGCTTTCTCACAAGTTTTGGCGCCTGGTGATCCGGGAAAATCAATAACATTGGCGTTAAAAGGTTTTGGAGATAAAGTAATCTGGCTTATCGGGATTTCGTTTTTTATAGCAAGAGGTTTTATTAAAACAGGATTAGGAAACAGAATTGCATTTCTGTTCATCAGGATATTTGGTAAAAGCTCACTTGGATTAGCTTATGGTTTAGGATTGGCAGATTTAGTTTTGGCTCCCGCCGTACCAAGTAATACAGCCAGAGGAGGAGGGATTATTTACCCAATTATGAAATCAATGTCAATGAGTTTTGGTTCAATGCCTGATCAGCCGGAAACACACCGTAAACTTGGTTCTTATCTTACTTTAAGCAGTTATAATGCAAATTTAATTGCCTCGTCCATGTTTTTAACAGGAACAGCGAGTAACCCAATGTGTCAAAAATTTGCACTTAATTTAGGAATCAAAATTACCTGGATGTCCTGGGCAGCCGCGGCAATAGTTCCGGGTTTGGTAGCATTTTTTGTAATTCCTTTTGTCTTGTATAAAATTTATCCGCCTGAGTTGAAAAAAACGGGTGATGCACCTCAGATAGCAGCTCAGAAACTTAAAGATATGGGGCCAATAACACGCAACGAATGGATGATGCTATTGACTTTCTTCATTTTATTATTTCTTTGGATGACAGGCGATTTATTCTCTATAGATGCAACCACTACTGCATTTATAGGTCTTGTTATTTTGCTTTTGACATCCGTTTTAACATGGGATGACGTAAAAGCCGAAAAAGGAGCATGGGATACCATTGTCTGGTTTTCGGTTTTAGTAATGATGGCTAGTTCGCTCAACGAATTAGGT
Encoded here:
- a CDS encoding anion permease, which produces MKEVKIPQTLITLAAGIAIWLIPAPDGVVIEAWHLFAIFVATILGIILKAAPMGTMCMIAIALTAFSQVLAPGDPGKSITLALKGFGDKVIWLIGISFFIARGFIKTGLGNRIAFLFIRIFGKSSLGLAYGLGLADLVLAPAVPSNTARGGGIIYPIMKSMSMSFGSMPDQPETHRKLGSYLTLSSYNANLIASSMFLTGTASNPMCQKFALNLGIKITWMSWAAAAIVPGLVAFFVIPFVLYKIYPPELKKTGDAPQIAAQKLKDMGPITRNEWMMLLTFFILLFLWMTGDLFSIDATTTAFIGLVILLLTSVLTWDDVKAEKGAWDTIVWFSVLVMMASSLNELGFIGWFSNLVKAEIGGLSWQMAFPIIVLVYFFSHYLFASATAHVAAMYAALLGVGVSLGIPGLLLAFMLGFVGSIYGTLTHYGHGPAPVFFGSGYVDLKSWWVKGLITGLTMLVIYMVIGGLWLRLIGDF